One window of Watersipora subatra chromosome 3, tzWatSuba1.1, whole genome shotgun sequence genomic DNA carries:
- the LOC137392316 gene encoding ruvB-like 1, with product MKIEEVKSTTKTQRIAAHSHIKGLGLDENGYAIQSAAGLVGQELAREAAGYVVELIKSKKMSGRAILLAGPPGTGKTAIALAIAQELGNKVPFCPMVGSEVYSSEIKKTEVLMENFRRAIGLRIKETKEVYEGEVTELTPHETENPMGGYGKTVSHVVIGLKTVKGTKQLKLDPSIYESLQKEKVQTGDVIYIESNSGAVKRQGRSDTYATEFDLEAEEYVPLPKGDVHKKKEIVQDVTLHDLDVANARPQGGQDIMSMMGSLMKPKKTEITDKLRKEINKVVNKYIDQGIAELVPGVLFIDEVHMLDIECFTYLHKALETTIAPIVIFATNRGKCVIRGTDVEAPHGMPLDLLDRIMIVRTLPYSKDEIVQILQLRAQVESLNINEGAFQMLGEIGSKTTLRYAVQLLTPSALLSKINGKDEITEEDFAEINELFHDAKSSAKILAEQSDKYMK from the exons ATGAAGATTGAAGAGGTTAAAAGTACTACAAAGACTCAGCGCATAGCTGCACATAGTCACATCAAAGGTTTGGGTTTGGATGAGAATGGTTACGCTATTCAAAGCGCTGCTGGATTAGTTGGTCAAGAGCTTGCAAGAGAG GCTGCTGGCTATGTGGTGGAACTTATAAAAAGTAAGAAGATGTCTGGACGTGCTATTCTACTTGCTGGACCTCCTGGAACAGGAAAG ACTGCTATTGCTCTGGCAATAGCCCAGGAGCTTGGCAATAAGGTTCCCTTTTGTCCGATGGTGGGAAGTGAAGTTTACTCATCTGAGATAAAAAAGACAGAGGTTCTTATGGAAAATTTTCGAAGGGCTATTG GTCTAAGAATAAAGGAAACAAAGGAGGTGTACGAAGGTGAGGTGACAGAGCTGACACCGCATGAGACAGAGAATCCCATGGGTGGCTATGGCAAGACAGTCAGCCACGTTGTTATTGGACTCAAGACAGTCAAAGGTACTAAACAACTCAAGCTTGATCCATCCATATATGAGAGCTTGCAGAAGGAGAAGGTGCAGACTGGAGACGTTATATACATAGAGTCTAACAGTGGCGCAGTCAAG AGGCAAGGTCGCTCAGATACATATGCAACGGAGTTTGACCTGGAGGCAGAGGAGTATGTGCCACTGCCTAAGGGTGATGTGCATAAGAAGAAGGAAATAGTGCAAGACGTTACTTTACATGATCTGGATGTAGCCAATGCAAGGCCACAGGGCGGGCAAGATATCATGTCCATGATGGGCTCACTTATGAAACCTAAAAAGACTGAGATTACGG ATAAACTTAGAAAGGAGATAAACAAGGTGGTCAACAAGTACATTGACCAAGGCATTGCTGAACTTGTGCCTGGTGTCCTCTTCATCGATGAAGTTCATATGCTCGACATAGAGTGCTTTACATATTTACACAAGGCACTTGAGACCACCATAGCTCCCATTGTCATATTCGCCACCAACAGAGGCAAATGTGTGATCAG AGGAACAGATGTAGAAGCCCCCCATGGTATGCCACTCGATTTACTAGATCGAATAATGATAGTGAGAACACTGCCTTACTCTAAAGACGAAATCGTACAG ATACTGCAGTTGAGGGCCCAGGTTGAGAGTTTGAACATCAATGAAGGCGCATTCCAGATGCTGGGAGAGATCGGCAGTAAGACTACGTTGAG GTATGCTGTGCAGCTGCTAACTCCTTCAGCCTTGCTTTCCAAAATCAATGGTAAAGATGAGATAACAGAAGAAGACTTTGCCGAGATAAACGAACTGTTTCACGACGCGAAGTCATCAGCAAAGATCCTCGCAGAGCAGAGTGACAAGTACATGAAGTGA
- the LOC137390764 gene encoding synaptotagmin-7-like: MAVDQQLQMDTPYNNSLTEGTQGVGGRKLAMDILPEDKMAFRLMLESSQGHGMIGVREWLKKRFGSPLDLMQAVSESQEELQKRSSRKNLITPESIPEFVIPLPSKKPLNQSISYGGVQEDNTSFLNLFQNRKASFLKAKNSLDSLIGRRISTVSKESENSLVSRTCSQSTDDSNSESGTNYDLKSAAAVSLPHLCTQTSYGFTTLTESPHTRRRESLLFSPARLGEVKRIMQSREEMRMTASESSKVCTLSVPNMMSSSISINSLQSEGSVSLLSSPFFLGSLPNQISKKKYSRRRSSFVTPPESVSLKSHSSNKTLAENQSYQDQAPLGEVKLSLVYNQRDSELQLFIVKAENLAKKITDKNHLKISIKVCMFPGKTHCQESRVFKKTHHPFINQRFTFPDIKKGSFTGQHLRLRFYNQRSSRMYETLGDVMLPLQKLGLEKGEEIRMWRDVEAKSKYQHLGALTVSAKFEPKRDNLDITLVEAFGLPKPSFTSPPDCYVKVIVEQDKHPTVKKQTQTLKSSSNPVFNETLSFTVSPVLENLRYTTVTMLVVRPERLRSDTTLGKVVLGYSSSTDDELIHWSQVLSSMSAEVEHTHQLQPGSQQGINSKATN, encoded by the exons ATGGCAGTGGACCAGCAGCTACAAATGGACACACCATACAACAATAGTCTTACAGAGGGGACGCAAGGTGTAGGAGGCCGTAAACTAGCTATGGACATTCTACCGGAGGATAAAATG GCATTCCGACTCATGCTGGAATCAAGCCAAGGGCATG GAATGATAGGCGTAAGAGAGTGGTTGAAAAAGCGCTTTGGTTCGCCGCTGGATCTCATGCAGGCCGTAAGCGAATCTCAAGAGGAGTTACAAAAACGTTCTTCGCGTAAAAATCTCATCACTCCAGAGTCTATCCCAGAGTTTGTAATACCATTGCCCAGCAAAAAACCGCTAAATCAAAGCATTAGCTATGGAGGCGTACAAGAGGACAACACGAGCTTTCTCAATTTGTTTCAGAACCGCAAGGCTTCTTTCTTAAAAGCG AAGAATAGTTTGGACAGTCTGATTGGTCGAAGGATATCCACTGTTTCTAAAGAGAGTGAGAACAGCTTAGTGAGTAGAACTTGCTCGCAGTCGACGGATGACTCTAACTCGGAATCAG GAACGAACTATGACCTAAAATCTGCTGCCGCTGTCAGCTTACCTCACCTGTGCACACAGACTTCTTATGGCTTCACTACTCTGACAGAATCTCCCCACACTAGGAGGAGAGAATCTCTTCTCTTCAGTCCAGCTCGATTAGGGGAGGTCaaaagaattatgcaaagtcgCGAGG AGATGAGAATGACAGCTTCAGAATCATCAAAGGTCTGCACTTTGAGTGTACCCAACATGATGTCTTCTAGCATCAGCATAAACAGCTTACAATCAGAAGGCTCGGTCTCACTTCTAAGCTCACCTTTCTTTCTTGGTTCACTTCCAAACCAAATATCGAAGAAAAAATACAGTCGGAGACGATCATCCTTTGTGACACCACCAGAATCG GTAAGCTTGAAGTCACACTCATCTAACAAGACACTGGCAGAAAATCAGAGTTACCAGGATCAAGCTCCACTAGGAGAGGTCAAATTATCACTAGTCTACAACCAGAGAGACTCCGAGTTGCAACTGTTTATTGTTAAGGCAGAAAACTTGGCCAAGAAAATTACAGACAAAAACCACCTAAAGATTTCTATCAAAGTCTGCATGTTTCCAGGGAAAACTCACTGTCAAGAGTCGAGGGTGTTTAAGAAGACACATCACCCATTCATTAATCAGCGATTCACATTTCCTGATATAAAAAAAGGCAGCTTTACAGGACAGCATTTGAGGCTAAGATTTTATAACCAGCGCTCTTCGAGAATGTATGAAACATTAGGAGACGTTATGTTGCCCCTCCAAAAGCTCGGACTAGAAAAAGGCGAAGAGATTAGAATGTGGAGAGATGTGGAAGCCAAGTCCAAATATCAG CACCTCGGAGCCTTGACTGTCTCTGCAAAGTTTGAACCGAAGAGAGACAACTTGGACATAACGTTGGTAGAAGCGTTCGGCTTACCAAAGCCTTCATTTACTAGTCCTCCAG ATTGCTATGTCAAGGTTATTGTTGAGCAGGACAAGCACCCTACAGTCAAGAAGcaaacacaaactttgaaaagttCAAGCAACCCGGTGTTCAATGAAACACTCTCCTTTACAGTGTCACCAGTGTTGGAGAACCTCCG GTACACAACGGTGACAATGCTCGTAGTGAGACCAGAGCGCCTACGGAGTGATACAACACTAGGGAAGGTAGTGTTGGGCTACAGTTCATCAACTGATGATGAATTAATACATTGGTCACAGGTTCTTAGCAGCATGTCAGCTGAGGTGGAGCATACCCATCAGCTTCAGCCTGGTAGCCAGCAAGGCATCAACTCAAAGGCCACCAACTGA